The sequence below is a genomic window from Etheostoma cragini isolate CJK2018 chromosome 20, CSU_Ecrag_1.0, whole genome shotgun sequence.
ttttttttagtttcgtACAAACACCTGACTGTTCacatttctgttgagacatagGAGTCATTCAATACAAATTACATCCTGGAGCCTTTTACTCCACAGCCGCTCACAGCTTATCAGTGTCTGGCTGCTTGAGGAGTCAGTATTTCCTGCTGCCTGTGTTCCCAGGGAGACGAGGTTCCAGTGCTGAGGAAGTGTTTCGAGGGAGTCCAGAGGGACGGGGAGCTGATCCGCGTCAGAGACACTGTTCTGCTGAAATCTGGACCTAGAAAAAAGTCTCTGCCTTACGTGGCCAAGATCTCAGCTCTGTGGGAAGAGCCAGAGTCAGGTAGGGCACATGCATACAGTGTTTACTTTCAGCACAAGAGAAGCTGAGTTTAATGCTGTAAAAACTGCTTGAGCAGAGAagtaaactgtgtgtgttttgttttcttcaggaGAGCTGATGATGAGTTTGTTTTGGTATTATCGTCCAGAACACACACAGGGGGGGCGTAACCCCAGAATACATTGTGAGGTGAGAAAGAAATCCTTTCATACCTTTTAAAACACTGGTTTCTGATTGGTTCGGCAGGCATTTGATAAAATCATGTACCTGGACACCTATGTTAAACTGCATGATCAAGAATATTTATGCTTCATGTCATGTACGCTTTTAAGTCTTAGGTGGCGATAACATAACCCTCACTTACACTTAATTTAAATAAGGCTGATGATAttatgtatttctctttttgttagCAAACCAAAAATGAATTGATCCCACTTACAAGTTGTGTCTGTTTATCCAAAGCCTGCTTATTCCTTTGTGTCATTGACCTCCATTGTTGAAGAAAagctattaaaaacacaactatgAGCCACATGTTCCTTTATTATCATAAacatagtttattttgagtcactACCACACAAGCAGTAGTCCCCACCCTACGTATTAGTCCACGGCAGAAAATAGTCTCCAACaagtgtattttaaaacaagtttattttattgaaaactgAAGTTCCCAGCTTCCTAAATTAGTtctctttttcaaaatgaaactaTATATGTGTgatctgttttttaaagataaatgtcTTCAGGAGGAACAAATGGGCTTGGGGCCGAGAGGACAACACAGGGGAGGGATGTCGGAAAGTACTGAGAAACGGATTCAGGCATTGTTAATTTTGGGAGATTTCttgataagaaaaaaatatatacaatgaCACAAACATTATCTTTCAAACAGTGCCCATGGTACTTTTGCTTgcttaattttaataattagtTTGTAGCAATCACTCTTGAGCCTCTTCCTATTAATTTCTTCCTATTTGTACACTATGAGTTTGCATCGAAATCAAAACATTACCATTCAGGAGAAGACTTCTGAGATTTTGGCTTAACTCAAGaaactgaaaatatgtttaaaagaaataagagtGTAcgaacaaacatacacacatacgcTGGCATACACACACGCGTTGAAGAGCAGCTTCTGTTGTGCTTGGTTCGTGTTGTCAGTAATCTCCCAGTGGAACGAGTTGCACTTTAATAAATCTCTAGAAACAACAAACCACATGAAGTCTGTCACTTCTCGGCTGCACTAACAAACAAGAAACACATCAGAGCGGCGGTGTGAAAACAGTAGCAGGGCTTTGGCTCGCAGGAAGAAACATCTTCCTCTTGCAAGTCCGTCCTTTGTCTGGAAGTGAAGGTGATGCAGAAGCGCCCTTGTACGATGAAGTTGTCTTTCACAGCCCTTGTGTACATGTGCAGACTGTGATGGCTTCGGGAATCAATTGTTTAATTTTGAGTCTTGGTGGATGAttggttgttgctgtttttggaGCTAACACATGACTGAAACTTTCTCTCCCCAGAATGAGATCTTTGCGTCTCGTCACCAGGATGTAAACAGTGTGGCCTGTATTGAAGAAAAATGCTATGTCCTAACATTGACACAGTATTGTCggtaagaaagaaaacatttaatttttttttttacattttgtggttGTGTTGCCGTATGTCTCTGAAGTATATTTCTTGCAATTCACATGTTGCTTTTGAAAGAGTACCTGCTGAGAGAATCCTACAGTGCTGGTTTTTGAAGCTCAAAAGAATGCATAATGTTTGACATAAAAAGCAGCCAGGTTTTGCACAGTTCTCAGACAGTTTGAAGCTACAAAgacattttagtgtttttctgAATGTCTTTTTGAAGGGGCTTGAGTTTGATGTGCTGTATTTGTGCCTTGTCCAGATTTTGTGCCTTGGTAAAACGCCGTAGGGAGGGCGTGCGTGACTGCGTCGCCTCACTCGTGGTGCCACCTGTTGTCAGCAATGCCATGCCCACCCACCACTGTGTGCCCGATGACGTCGACCCAGAGCTGGTCTTTTTCTGTCGTCACGTCTATGACTTCCGCTACGGACGCCTCCTCAAGAACCTGCAGTAGCATCTGTTGGGGCATGACACAACGCTACGGGACGTGAGATAATCTTATACATTCTCCACGTTGATTAGCAACATACGTACCTGCTGCCTGTGTGAAAGGAACTGGAACTTCAGGATAAAGGATTGAGagcttattttgttttgaaatctcGTCTTCacacttacatttatttagtaAGAGCAATGGCTTGACATGTTGTATAAGAGTTAATGTGGCTGTGTATTGGTCTTTATCATACATGGCTCTATGATGTCGTAGCAGCTGCGTGAAGAACCCTGAACATATTCTGCTGTAGAAAATGCTACTGTAGCTCTTAGAAATGTGACATTTGATAGGTATCAAGAGAGGTTTGATGTTACATGTGAATTATGTTACTGCCTGCCTAACAGATATCAGACACTCAATGTGTCCCAATGATACGCCACAGCTAAAGAAAATCTGAGGCATGTTGTGCTGCATTGGGCCTTGAGAAGAAACAAAGAGATCTCTTGAGTGGCTGAAGATTTCATATATTCGTCATTAGATTTCTCTGCAAGTCGCTGCATACAGACATATGACAGATAAGTTCCAGAGTGAACATCTGTGTTCAAGGTGTTTGTAAGGAATagtattttgggaaatatgcttttttgctttcttgctgaaagttagatgagaggatCTATGCCCCTCTTATGTATGGTGAATATGAACCTACGGCAAGCTGTGCACTGCAGCAGTTAGCctagcataaagacttgaaaCAGGTCTAACTTTCATCAAGAAAGATAATTAGCTTTCCAAATGTTTTAAACAGTTCTGTTATTTAGGTCTATCTAGTAAACTCTGAGGAAAATTCTTGATCAGAAAAAATGGTTGGATTCAAAAACTTAGTTCAACTTTTTTACCACTGATTAAGTATATATGCAGAGCAAATAATATAATGTGGAAGTTCTTTTGGCTCTTACCTTTTGTGATTTTCTGAGGAAATTATAGAGAATAGCTCTTATTATGTCATATCTTTAACTCTGCAATTCACCAGAGTGGTGATTTTTACAATGAAGTAACAGACCTGCACTCTACAGAGAAAGCACACATCAGTTGATTTTCGCAGTGTAAAGACATTCAATGAGTTGAGCATTAAGAGCATTTTTGCAATGCCAATGCTGAGGAATATTTTACTTTCTCAAAGCTGTTTGCCAGAGGTGTGATATGACTCCTGTGTCAGCTAACTgaatatttgcatttatataTCTGGATGAGTGTCTGTTTGTGGCAGATGGCATCAGTTAGTCACCTATATTCTTGTTTCTTCACCGATGAGATGGTGAGTAATGTATTCAGTGTAGCATTTAGATCTGTGTTTATGATCCGATCCATTCCTATGTTTGAGAGAagatatgtatttatttctgtactgagaaaatattatttattttctaaagattattttaaagaaTAGAGGTTTAGATGAGTGGCTTTCATTCCTGATTAGAAAGGAGGTCTCTCCTTCTTAGCTGCCTGTCTAAGATGAAAAGTGTGTGAGTCATTTGCAATAGGATTTCTGTGACTGATTGAGCTTGCTTGCCCACTACAAGCCTATTATATGTTGTGTTGAGATGTTGAAGTCCTCCGGCAGATTTGAGGACACATTTAGAAGGATCTCAGAGACAGTTTGAATGACACCTGCTAACATGGGACCAGAGATGCTTAACCTGCAGGACCATAACGTACCTTGGCCTCTCCCAGCTCCCTGTCATTTGCCTGTCACTTCTCCTCAGATGCAAAAGCTTTGCCACTTCACCTTTAAATGCTAAAAGCTACAATAATTTCAACCTACATGCCATTAGCCTGTGCCCTTGATCTTGCTGCCTTATAGAACATTCCCAGCCTTTCATGTAGAAATGTGTCTCAATATCAGTCTGGGATGATGAAGCTTCTTAGTGTGCTGATCTTGATTCCTAGATGCTTTTCATTTTCCAATGTGATTTGTAAGGCAAAACTGATCCTTGACCAacccttttattttgacaaacggCTGCCCAAGTTttgattcaaattcaaattgatCTGTTTAAGATATTTGGCTGTTAaaagaaatagttcaacatttgggaaaatacacttatttactttcttgttgAGAGTTAAATCAGAAGATTGATACCAGTCTCATTACCTGTACGTTAAATACTGTATGGCGCTACAGCCATCAGCtgattagcctagcttagcgTCAAGActgcagggggaaacagctaggcTGGCTCTGTCAGAAAGGCAACACAATCCTCCTACCAGTAcatctaaagctcactaatgaaCCTGTCTGGAAGAATTATTTATGTCTTTAAGAAGTCTTTATGGCAAGCTAAGCCTACTGTCTTTTGACATAGCTCTATATTTAACGTACAGGCATGAGTGTGGTATTGATTTTCTTATCTAAATAAGCGCTAATTGTATTTCCTGAAATATTGAGTTTGTAGTTTTAGCAGTCAGCTTGAATTCGCATCAGTTGTGATGAATTTCAGTCGTTACAAGTTTTCACGGTggacaaaaagtacaaaatgtccACAGAAACTATTCTAATCCACTTCTTCATCATAATCCAACCCTCAGCTGTCCATCTGTATGCTCATTATGTtccaaacaaaagacacaacaacTTCCTGGCAGAGCTTCAGGCAGTGAGGAAATGGATTATGCTGCAGGAGTGTTTTGAGACGATTTAAGTCTTTTACTCTGCTTTGAAACCACCATTTGAATCCTTTCTGTCCAAGAGAGCAAGAGCTGTTCTACATGAATTGCAAACTATTTACAGCCATCTTAAGAGCACAGGGGGTATTTGATGGCAAAAACATTTTGGGTGGAGTGTCCCTTGAAAATACCCACATCCTGCCTACTTCTGCTTTACTCTCTAGGTGGAGTACTTTTGTgtgttaatttacaaaaatataattcaCTATAATGAATTAATGGTTTCGTTTTCGACTTTCAATAAGCCTCCTCGGATAAATATGTTCATATTGgttaattcaatttaataggCTGAAATGGAAACAATAGAGCTGAAGGTGATTGGACTGTATCAAAACTATAGCTGTTTTCCCAGACTGAAATGTGTTGTTGAATATAGATGGATGGTGGATGTACAGCAGTAAAGCCCACACAGGAAGCACACTCCAACAAAGCAGAATTGGGTTTTCATTTGGTTTGATTTGGTTCTGCAATTAAAAATCCCCCTGGGTGCTCTGGATCAGAGTTAGAAACCACACACAGTTCATATTATGGCCCTAGGAATCACTCAGCAAACTAATTATGTTTAATCAAGATGTGTGATACTTATGTCTTAATTGGTCCTCTGTGCCTGTTCCCATTAACCCGTATATATTCTGAGCGTTTTCCACAATAAGAAGGACGAGCTGTTCACTTTACCCACCTTCCAAATGCCTTTCATTTTTGCCAGATGATGCTGGTCTGATCTTGAAtaatcacaaataaatgtttgcaccaaaaagagaagagatggtattaaaacatgaatttaaTTTCATTCCCAGGTGTACAAAAAAACCTAAACTTTGATTCTTCTGATGTGAATTTATGTTCTTATTCTTTGCATGgcgtttcttttttaaatatcttggAAATATTAATCATAGCACAGATTATTTGTATGGTTTCAAATGGACCTCTGTAATATAAGAAACTatttaattgtaataaaataatatatgagTTTGAACATGTGTGTGGGAGATTTTTCATggtatatacactaccggtcaaaagtttggggtcagttacaaatttcaattttactccattatagacatggataccagctgatctgagtgggtggctgatctttaatgcaatatctacatttcccattatcggcaaccattcatccaatgttccaaatgctcattttgtttactaatctgatattattttaaaaaactaactaagaaaacattaaacaacccttttgcaattatgtaagcacataatgtaatctggaaactgctgccctggttaaaaaaaacaaggcaactgatctcagctgggattctgtctataatggagtccaatggaaatttgtgagtgaccccaaacttttgaccggtagtgtaaatttatgtttagtttaattGGCAAATAATAGCCAGGTCGAGAGCTGTAGTTATAGTTTTTGCCCACACGGGGGCTCACTTAATCAATATTTATATCTGACTGGTTACCAAATACAGTCATCAAAGTGATCATAGCAAAGATTTTAATGAGTTTCAAAGAATAATTTTAATATGTATGTGCCAAATATTGTATTGTAAGGTTCATAGAAGACCAGAAAGACATTTGAAGTTAGAATCTGTATTCACATTACAAACATAATATTTGTCAGTGTTTGATCAATTCTCACATCTAGCTCTCAACCACCATGCGACCACCTGTTTAttgcctgtttgtttctttatagATAATTTAATAAGAAACATATGTAGATGTATGTACTGGCTCCTTTTGTTGCCTCTGTTTAACACTTTCAGCTATGAAAGGAGAACCAAACTTGCCTTCCTGCTACTTGAAGACAACCGGAATTTAAggaatgtaaaatatatttattcgcatttaaagttaaagaaaaaagcttacataacttttttcatctatataaatcaaaattactcttttcttttcaatgcttttagccttttccctttgtttcttctttttaattcattcatctCCTTCCCAACAATCTTACACTGCATAGATTATGACAGGAAAAACAAGAGCATGAGCATCTTGAAAGCAGACACAAGGATACGTAAATCATCAAACTTCAACAATCAGACCTCTGATGAATATGTATGAGGCTTCTAGCACTACTCAATCAGGTGTTCAATGGCATGAGCAGGTAAATCATTTACAGCAAGCATGTGTGGGAAAAGACTCCAAGAAAAGCCAGCCGCtttaattctgtgtgtgtgtgtgcgtgtgtgtgtgtgagtgtgtgtgtgtgtgtgtgtgtgtgtgtgtgcgtgtgcgtgtgcgtgagtgtgcgtgtgtgtgttcctaaTGAGTTGTGCATGGAATGTTTGTTTATGACTTTGCCGCTCTGACTTCTGAATTTCCTGTTGCAGTTTTCTGTGACAGCCAGTTTATGCTCGGCATgtccttttaattatttattctcAACCTCCCAACCAGGGGTAGGCCTACTTGCATCCAAAGATGATACTTCTGCAGAGCGTAAGTAATTTATTTGTCCCACTAAACATAATTAGCTACAAGCTGATGACTGGACAGACAATGGCCGGAGTCAGTTGTTGCGATTGAGAGTACATAAAACCTTGTTAGCATGCAAACAGAGAAGATTAAGAAGCCAAAAGCAATGGATATGCCCATAAGTTATTTATTGCAaaccatttcaaacaatttataacaatatgtacagtatatggaaATAGTTACCAACACTGCCTTTAAGGCCCTAAGCTAATAAAATAAGTAACTGGGCCTACTGGTGCATTCAAACAACAGTTCGAGCTCCACCTCTGAgttgctgtctgtgtgtccggcagaggagagagacagccATGCTTACAAGCTCAGAATACAACCAACTAATTGGTCAAATTATCTACATTATGGTACTTTTGGCATTATTGATCCTACATCTTACAGAGGCAAAATTATCAAACATTATCGTACATCTGGTATCACATGATGGATGTTGAAGCTACTTCAACTCATCTGATAGAGGCGTGGTTGTACCTCATACAAAAAAGGGGAACCACTGCTTTTGTTGATAACAAGCAGTTAAAGCTGTGACCAGTTCAATCAATAGCCGTTCACCAttgtttaaacataatttaacaatatattttagAGGGGAAAAAATACTTTACCCCCAAGCCTCTCAAACACGAGATTTTCCCATGTGTCGTAACAGGTGGAAATTGTTTCAAACTGGATTTTCCGTGTCATGTGGACTATCTACATGAGCTGTGCTGAGAACATAAGCTATGCCAGTAGAGGTCTTGAGGGTTTAAATTGCACACCTGCAAGGCAGACAGACTGACTCATTCCAATTTTGCACCACTCTCCTATATCTTTTGTACCTTTCCTTCCCCCTGTACAGCTGTACACACTAGTAATGTACTGGTTCACCTGACAGTGGCTTCAAAGTTTCAGATTGTTCTGGCTATTGTTTTTTCTGCAAAATTTATGAGAAGATTTGCATCCCATTCTGAATGTTATGTTGTTAGAAGTATAAATATGACAATGTTTTGAACAACTTATGCAAGAGCTTGAGCTGAATACTTCTGGTTTATTCAGAGCAGTTTTGTTTTCCCTGCTTCTTTTTTGGTCTGTTTACATGgaggcagaagaagaaaacatatgCCATTACTTATCTGGCATTTAGGATTTTCATGCTCCATTGAAACACTCACTAATTATTCTGTCGTCGTTTTTGGCAAAATTCTGCCTGCAGTGCATCTCCAGGTAAAGCTTTGACTCCacaggttgtgttttttttctaaaagccTTGTGAGCCTAGAGAGAATCAAAATACTATAAAAGCAAATGAAAGCCTGTAAAGGGTTTTCTTCCCAGTCAAAATGCCCTGCAATGTAATTGCAGAATTGTCTTGTTTGTTGATTGCTATTTTGCTACTTTTGTGTGTCATCAAACAGTAAGAGTAGACATCACAACAACACTATTGTCTAGTGGCTGGTTgtccagtggctagaaatggcgataggtgtaaaccgagccctgggtatcctgctctgcctttgagaaaatgaaagctcagatgggccgatctggaatctggtTCCTTATGAAGTCATAAGAGAATTTGGCCCTCCCGCCCAtgagaaatgttggcccatgaaagagagacatcaatAGCTACATGCACAGAAATGGCAGGGaagcttattgtgggactggctctatgttagctgtaattctgcaccaaggctgaatttggggaaagtgacttcagatacactattagaggaccactaatttctttataaaaacatcttaaaatataGCACACTTTCCACATTCTCTAATTTAGAGCTCTATTCATGCTCTTGGGAGAGGAACTATAGAACAATGCCATTCTTGCGTGCATGGAAATTTGATAGCTCTCTAATGGCTGGGCTCATGACAACTTCAGGACTTACTAACAAGGTGGCGGGTTGTAAAATTCTGAGAACTCCTGCAATGGTGCATTACTCACTCGAATGGTTGTTTTCAGGTAAAGTGAGTCATCTTCCAGCAGAAATGCTCTGAGCTGTTGGTGCTCAAAGCCCAATCAGTAACAAGCCTACTAGTGATTCAAGTGGTACAGCttgaacaatatttaaataaacacctTCTGTAAAACAAATTCCCCACAAGTTAACTCATCATTTGCATTTACCTGGAAGTCAGATCGTGGCTCAATGAAGTTGTAACCTTTTATTTCTCTATTCATGAAATGCTATCAAACATGTATTCACTCTTTACTGTTTTACAATgaacaatgctttttttctcaacCCTGTAAAGGTTGATATTTAAACAGCTGCAGATTTCGCTGCGTTTTGTTCATCAAGTGTCAGTGACGGCAGAAGTGGCTCAACACCAAAGTGAATGACAAATATATGATTCTTTCATTATCACAGAAACACTTCATGTTCCTGTTATATCACACAACCAGCAAATTAATGAAGAGGGAACGTTGCTTTAAATAACCCTGTTTAAACAATGAAATTCAACAGaatgaaatagaaaacacaTGTAATACACACAATTATCCTAATATACTATCAGTTAAAGTGGACAAGAATGGCAACTAAACATTTAGACTAGAACAGCAAGCTATGTAAttgattgtgtattttttgcaaagaaaaaggcaaattcactgtttaaaatacatttttaaaaccacaaTGGCATATTTTCAGATCTAAATAGACTTTCAGTAGCCtatacatttgttaaaatattaatcattacactcatactgtatatctttcaATTGAAAACAGGCTAACATTTTTACATCTGTAGAAATTCAGTCAAAGAGACGGCGACTGTATTTGTTTGTGACTGCTATGCTGTACAAACCGTGGCTACTTTATGAAAGCGTTAACTAAGTTTCGGTGTGCTGTAAATGGAATTTCTTTATAGCCTAGTCAATTTGCCTGTCAGTATGAAGACTGACAATATTCAGATTAAAACTGGAGTGGAGAAGAAACCCTGGAATACACTAGCGGACATCATTCTTGTGAGTattcaaccaaaacaacatgTAAAGCGTAGTTGTCTTGAGGTATGCCGTTATTTACAACAGCACCTCATCAATCTGCCATAGTCGTGGAGGTGGGAAAGCGTTGCACTCTGTGTGACATTGTCAGGATGCTTGACAATTGACCCCcgtcctttccttttcttctccttcgGGACAGGAAGTTGCGGCACAGGTAGGACAGGAACTTGTCATGCAATGAGGCGTAAATAAAAGGGTTGTAGCAGGCGGAGCTCATGGCGAGCAGGTGAGTTGACACCTGGATGATGTTCACGTAATTCTTCCCTAAGATAGAGAAGTCTGTGTCCAGGTCACGGATCAGATTCACCACCTGTGAAGTTAAGCAATGTTTAGCATACAAGGAAAAAGTCATCTGATAAtcatttccaaaatgtatttccttAAGGAATTTGTtatattaaaggaatagttatacattttgggaaatagcctacactttaaagctatagtgaaCAACTACGTTATAATAATGatcgtctgttacattcaagccattgccaaattaaTTGATACAAAGTTAATTTagactctcagctccacaaatctctctgtatttgtcagtGTGGCTATGTTTAAGTAATGGTCGCCAAGCGCTGAGAAAGGACATTAACGGTCAGCTTTGGAGAggaagaggataaaaaaaacaaagataagtacctcttctgaagagtggCTACATtgttgatcttctcatctaacttgcAGCAATGAAACAATTAAGCAGTTTTATCAATGTCCAACTAGAACCTAAAACTATAGGCCTACAGGTCCGATTTTAATTAATCTTGGTGGACTGGTGTAGCATGGGAAAAAAGAACGCACTAACAATTCTGGAGTAGATCCACATCAAAAGGGTGGGTACAggaaatattttttacttttgttaacattgcgaGATAGGGCATGgccttggcggaggtctgcGTTCTCCGAGTGCTATTCTAATATAATCGTGTCTTCATGTAGCAAATCCATCAaatcatctgtctctcttttccatTCATCTGTACCTGTAAGGGAAGCCACGAGAAGGCAAAACAAAGGACAGACACCAGCAGCAGGTAGAAGGTCTTCCTCCTCCGTCTGCTCCATGCAGCCCTCGCAGATCTCAACTCTTCAAACGCCGTCAAGCCTGACATGGTCCTCTGCTTCAGATGATGGGTTATAGCACAGTAGGAAATGGAGACAGCAGCCAGTGGAAGAAAGTAGGAGAAGAATAGAATGAAACAGGAGTAGATGAGGCGGCCTCGCTCCTGGCCATCCCAGAACTCCTCACACACTGTCATCTGCAGCCCCGCAGCACGCAGGTCAAGGTGGACGGTGTGAAGTGCTGTAGGTGTAGATAAAGCCAGAGAGGACAGCCAGATCAGGACCACCAGACCCCAGCAGAACTGGCACCCTGCTCTTTTGCGAATAGGATAAGCCACAACCACATATCTATCCACCGCGATGGCCATGAGGGACAGGACCGCTGCGTAGACAGCTGCAGACTGCATGACAGTGACAAAATGACACATGTGGGGACCAAACACCCAGCCACGTTGGTCAAAAGCATAAGATGCAGTCACAGGGATGCAGAAAATGCACATGACCAGGTCGACCAGTGCCAGATTGCTGATGAGGAAGTTCGTGGTGTTGTGTCTTTTCTTGTTGTACCAGATAAGAAAGAGCAGGAGGAGGTTGCTGGAGCAGGCGACCAGCACCACGACAGAGTAGAGAGGAATGAAGATGGGCTTCAGGTCGGACAGGAGTTCCAGGCCAGAAAAGGAAGGGGCAGAGAACGGGGAGGTGGAGAAGACGGGGTGAGAAGAGttgcagcaggaggaggagaaggtgtTTGAAGAGTCAGACATGGATGGAGATAAAGAAGAGCCTGGAGTAGAAGAGTTGACCCTGGATTGGTTCAGTGATTTCGCCAAGTCCATAGCTGCAGGAGCCAGAATTCATAACAAATCAACAATTATACATGTTTTGCACATATGATACCTCATTTTACTTCATATTTTCCTACAAATATTGGCACAATTTATCAatagaaagtatttttttattgtgcccAAGTAGATATTAATGTTATGATAAGATATGGAGATTAAAAGTTTTGAAGATGGGACACTAATTTGTCTCTTTAGTCAATCTCATTAAAAAGCTGCAGGGCTTGTAAGTCCTCCTCAATTAGAATACATATTTACTTTCATCTGCATGCTCTCGACGACATCTTATCTCCCTCTTCTTTTCATTCAGATTTTATTTCACTCTGCTTCTATATCTTTTCTATCTCATTCTTTGGAAACCGTTTTTTGCTTCATCCATTTAATCAATGGGACCttatttttgtctcttattTCCATCTTTAAATATACAGCAAAAATACCATCTTTAGAGTCTGATTCATAAAGATTGTCATCCTAACATCTGCTAACATCTGTATAATGAATCTACACTGAAGTCAGTCAGATTTCATGCGTTAAACTGGGCATGgatgctgatttattttacttttcgCAGAGGCTTAAAATATCTTTCATGGCTGGGACTTATATTTGGTTCATTAACAAAAACCATGACAGCAGTGTAGAGTGATCTTGAATTGTTTTTCTATAAAATGAATATGTTTGGgctgttttaaaaagaagaaaaacctttTTGGTATCATCACTGGTAGAGCATCCTCATTTTGACAGCttaatcaataaattaaaaaagaagagagagaaaagatcacactttaaaaaaacttatctacaaaacaaatgcaaattcCAAATAGTTCTAAAAGCAATTGAGCAGAGACCTCCTGTCCATTCCTTTTGTCACaatgttacttttcttttactaAATCACCTGAATTTCTCATGGAGGATCGGTTTGATCATGTCCACTATGACAAGCAATAGGTCCCTTTCCTCACGCCGATTCAGCTCATTGCATTGCATTGACCAATTATTTGCacaaacaacatacatttcacacacatctgttagcttttttaaataaagcttaATCTGCCCCtaatacacaaaatacaacTCAATCTTGTTATTAAACAAc
It includes:
- the prlh2r gene encoding prolactin releasing hormone 2 receptor — protein: MDLAKSLNQSRVNSSTPGSSLSPSMSDSSNTFSSSCCNSSHPVFSTSPFSAPSFSGLELLSDLKPIFIPLYSVVVLVACSSNLLLLFLIWYNKKRHNTTNFLISNLALVDLVMCIFCIPVTASYAFDQRGWVFGPHMCHFVTVMQSAAVYAAVLSLMAIAVDRYVVVAYPIRKRAGCQFCWGLVVLIWLSSLALSTPTALHTVHLDLRAAGLQMTVCEEFWDGQERGRLIYSCFILFFSYFLPLAAVSISYCAITHHLKQRTMSGLTAFEELRSARAAWSRRRRKTFYLLLVSVLCFAFSWLPLQVVNLIRDLDTDFSILGKNYVNIIQVSTHLLAMSSACYNPFIYASLHDKFLSYLCRNFLSRRRRKGKDGGQLSSILTMSHRVQRFPTSTTMAD